Proteins encoded within one genomic window of Streptosporangiales bacterium:
- a CDS encoding 4'-phosphopantetheinyl transferase superfamily protein: RLDGFRLDHDRLGYLAAHGLVRTALSSRDPSTEPSRWHFRAAAQGRPELDCAQHDVALRFNLSHTEGTVACVVTAGADCGIDVEHTPGAADVTLLARGTLTADERAALAAYSGERRRREFFRYWTLKEAYAKARGLGMAMPFQEVGFDLGGDAVRLAAGAADDTGGWHFAQWFTPGDAAVGVAIRGPVELVRHAAPPPMR; the protein is encoded by the coding sequence CGGCTCGACGGGTTCCGGCTGGACCACGACCGGCTCGGGTACCTCGCCGCGCACGGCCTGGTCCGTACGGCGCTGAGCAGTCGCGACCCGTCGACCGAGCCGAGCCGGTGGCACTTCCGTGCGGCCGCGCAGGGCCGGCCAGAGCTGGACTGCGCCCAGCACGACGTCGCGCTGCGGTTCAACCTCAGCCACACCGAGGGCACCGTCGCCTGCGTGGTCACCGCGGGCGCGGACTGCGGGATCGATGTCGAACACACACCGGGTGCCGCCGACGTCACGCTGCTCGCACGGGGCACGCTCACCGCGGACGAGCGTGCGGCGCTGGCCGCGTACAGCGGCGAGCGCAGGCGCCGGGAGTTCTTCCGTTACTGGACGTTGAAGGAGGCATACGCCAAGGCGCGCGGCCTCGGCATGGCGATGCCGTTCCAGGAGGTGGGCTTCGACCTCGGCGGGGACGCCGTCCGGCTAGCCGCCGGCGCCGCGGACGATACGGGCGGGTGGCATTTCGCACAGTGGTTCACCCCTGGCGACGCCGCCGTCGGGGTGGCGATCCGCGGCCCGGTGGAGCTGGTGCGGCACGCCGCGCCGCCACCGATGCGGTAG